Genomic window (Microbacterium oxydans):
GCACGCCCGCCCCGCGAAGCTGTTCGCGCAGGCGGCGAAGGACTCCGGCATCGCCGTCACGATCGCCAAGGACTCGGGCAAGCCGGTCAACGCGGCCAGCATCCTCGGCGTCATCGCGCTCGCGATCGAGTACGGCGACTACGTGACGCTCACGGCGGACGGCGACGGCGCGGAGAACGTGCTGGACACGCTCACCGAGCTGCT
Coding sequences:
- a CDS encoding HPr family phosphocarrier protein — encoded protein: MTATRTVRIGSSHGLHARPAKLFAQAAKDSGIAVTIAKDSGKPVNAASILGVIALAIEYGDYVTLTADGDGAENVLDTLTELLTTDHDQDAAG